Below is a window of Pelorhabdus rhamnosifermentans DNA.
ATCACCTTTGTCTACTAAAGAATTTATGGGCACAAAGATTACGCGTCGTTTAGAGAGGCTTACAGTACTATTATTACGACATAAGGGACTGTTTCCTTAAACGAATAAAAGGAGTCTTATGATGAAATTAGCACTAGTACAACTGAATGTGGTAAGTGGAGCTGTTGAGCAGAATCGAGAGCATGGCTTAGAACTTGTTGCGCTTGCTGCCGAAACGGCTGATGTTATTGTACTTCCTGAACTATGGACAACGGGATATTCTTTGCGTCATGTTGGTGATTTTGCGGAGACAGAAGCGGGACCAACCTTAGAAGGTTTAAAGAAAATTGCCCATAAGAATGATGTTATGATTGTTGGTGGGTCTTTGGCTTATCGAAAGGATAATCATATCTATAATGGTTTATTTGTTGTGAATGCAGAGGGAATTGTAGCAACTTATCAAAAAGTTCATCTTTTTTCTATGTTTAATGAAGGTGATTTTTTTTCGGCAGGTCAAAAACTTTGTTTATTTGACTTGGCGGGTCATAAAGCAGGTGCGGCTATTTGTTACGATTTGCGTTTTCCAGAACTTTTTCGTAGTCTTACTTTACAAGGTTCTTCACTTATTTTCGTTCCTGCTGAATGGCCGACAGCACGCGGTGATAACTGGCGTGTTCTTGTACAAGCTCGTGCAGTGGAAAATCAAGTCTTTATCTGTGCCGTCAATTGCGTGGGACAGCATAAAAATCACCCTTTTTTTG
It encodes the following:
- a CDS encoding carbon-nitrogen family hydrolase — translated: MMKLALVQLNVVSGAVEQNREHGLELVALAAETADVIVLPELWTTGYSLRHVGDFAETEAGPTLEGLKKIAHKNDVMIVGGSLAYRKDNHIYNGLFVVNAEGIVATYQKVHLFSMFNEGDFFSAGQKLCLFDLAGHKAGAAICYDLRFPELFRSLTLQGSSLIFVPAEWPTARGDNWRVLVQARAVENQVFICAVNCVGQHKNHPFFGHSLLVGPDGTILVEGDNKEDILYGDIDFQFIAEVRRSMDIFADRRGDLY